AACCACATGCGATTAGTATGTAACCTGCGGTCTTTGTATCTATCTCATTCTCTATTTTGTCTTTGAAGAGTTCATAGGCAGCCAGTCCTATGCAGATAAAGGATGCAAGAACCCATCCAAGCGTTCTTACAGAGGGCAGGAATCCTCCCATGGAAAGCAGGATCATCTGCTTGATCACGCTGACAAATATCGTTCCGTAATTTATATCGAAATTGGCGTAGAATACAGAGAATTTGATTCCCCAACCCTGGGAGAATGCAGAATAAAAGTAAACTTCCCAGGGAACAGCCAGACATATGAATGGCATTATTTTCCTCAAAAGCTTAATATCGTCCGGTTTCAGTCTCAAATTTCTCATAGCAGCCATTGTATAATTCAAGATATATATTTTTATGCAAAGGGAAGTGCCTATATATTACCTTGTGTTCTATATATTCAGATTATCTATAAACATAAATGAGGGATTTCAATAGAAACCAGAAAAGTTCAGCAAACAGGTGGTTCCACTTACATAATTTCTCTTCCAAAGACCTGGGCCGATAAAGTTGGCATAAAAACAGGTAGCAGAGTAACTTTACAGCCTCAGCCTGATGGGAAACTGGTAATAGACCCTATACATGACGCACCTCCGGTAAGAAAGATACAGATAGATGTCACCGGAAGCATGGGCGATGCGCTTATCAGGGATATGATAGCAGCTTATCTTGCGGGTTCCGACATTATTGAAGTAAAAGCAGACAGGATCCTGGCGGAACAGAAGAACATCATCCGCAGCATGTGTTACAAGCTTATCGGACCTGAAATAATTGAAGAGACCGCCAAGAAAGTGGTTATCCAGGATCTTTTAAACCCTGATGAAATATCCATAAAAAAGAGTGTCAGGAGAATGTACCTTATCTCCAACTCCATGCACATTGACGCAATTAAAGCCATCAAGACCCGTGATGCGGATCTTGCTCTTGACGTGGACCAGAGAGATGATGATGTTGACAGGCTTTTCTTATTGATCTCAAAACAGTTCCGTTCAATCCTGCGTGGTGCAAGGCTTCCTGATGCGGCAGAAACCTCAATTGATGAATATCATGACCTGAGAATGGCAGCCAGCCCTATTGAACGTATAGCAGACCACGCACGTAAGATCGCAAAGGTCACAAACAATTTAAGTGAACCAATTCCTGATGATATCATGGAAATGATAGAGTCAACATCCGAGATATCAAGGAAGGTTGTTGAGGACGCGATCGATGCCCTTTATAACTTTGATGTAGGGCTTGCTAACCAGGTTATAGACCAGGTTTCCCGCATGTCTCCCATGATCAACAAGCTGAACGCTGCAATTCTTAAGATCGATTCTTACAGGGCTGTGGTTGCCCTTGGAATAGTTGTAGACAGTATTGACAGGACGGCTGATTACGGTTCAAATATAGCAGAGATTGCTATAAATTCTGCAATGTCAAGAAATGTATGAGTCAAAAACATACGCTTAATATGGTAAAAACAGACAATTTGCAGATTCAGATAATAAAAATTATATGTCAATGAGTGTTTATACTACTAAAATTATCCATAATTAAATATAATGCTACTTCACGGAGGGAATGAATGGGCGTAATCAGATCGTTCAAGAGGAATTTTTCAGACCTATTTAAAAAACTGTTCAAAAAGCAGAATGCCCGAATTGGAATATACGGCCCGCCTAATGCGGGAAAGACTACCCTTGCTAACAGGATCTTAAGGGATTGGACCGGTGACGCAATGGGTTCTGTTTCACACATTGCCCACGAAACAAGGCGCGCAAGACGCAGAGAAGGTGTGACCATCAAGACCAACGGGAATTCCATAACTCTTGATATCATTGATACTCCCGGACTTGCCACAAAGATCGATTTCCATGAGTTCATGGAGCAGGGTATGGATGAAGCTGAGTCGAAAAGACGTGCAAAGGAAGCCACAGAAGGTGTTATTGAAGCTGTAAAATGGCTTGAGAACCTTGACGGTGTAATTCTTGTAATGGACGCAACCGAGGACCCATTTACCCAGGTCAACGTGACTGTTATCGGCAATATGGAAGCAAGGAGTCTACCACTTCTTATTGTAGCCAACAAGGTAGATCTTCCGGAAGCTTCTCCTTCAACTATCAGAGATGCTTTCCCGCAGCATCCAATGGTTTCCATATCAGCCCTGGAAGGAAAGAACATAGATACATTCTATGAAGAACTTGCAAAGAGGTTCGGGTGATCGCAATGCAGGGCTTCCAGATGGATCTTGTATCAGAGCACAGATTATCACAGATGTCACCTGTGGAAAAGGTCAGGTTTATTATTGATGAGGTAAAAAGCGGAAAGATACTGGTCCTTGAAAAAGGCCTGAGTCCTGAAGAGGAGGCAAGCCTTATTGAGATGACGATGACTCTTATTGAGCCAGACGGATTTTCCGGTATTGAGATGGAAAGTTACCCGTCAGAAGTGGACACTTCTTTCATAGGAAAGATCCTCAAAAAGAATGCTCTAAAGTCCCGTCTGACTGTGATCGGACCCGCTGATCAGTTAAAGACCCTGAAAAAGGACCGCAACATGATCAGTGCACTCATTTCCACAAACAAGTAATTTGCGTGAAGCAATAAATGGGTCAGAAATCAAGTAAAGAATATGAGATATCACCTGATCTCTCCCTTTCTTCTTTTGAGATGGGGAGAGACGATGTGAACGTAGTTTGTACCTACGGTAAGATTTCCATATGGTTTGGAAGGCAGGCACCGGATATAGTCATAGGACAGATACTTCTTGGCATATCCAATATCGATAATTCGGCTGTGCATGAACTTGAACTCATATGTGATTTTGACGAAATAATGGAATTTGAAAGCCATGGTTACGTTCTCGTGTCCTATGCAAAGTCAAAGGATGGCTATAGGACAACTTTCAATGTTCCTTTTTCCAGCAAAAAAGCTCTTTTCAACCTTGCAGGTTCCATAACCGAAGAACTTAAAGACAAGGACACTATCTTAGACTGCTATTGGACCGGAGATGACTCAGACATCATGCGTTTGTATGAGGAGTTGAGTACTATCGAAGGTTGGAAACTTAAAAGCATCAATTATAAGGATGATGCAAAAGAAAAACAAAGTGATCTTACAATTTCTGACTGATCTATTGAGGAACTCTTATGAAAGAAATCCACTTAACTGAATGTAAATACTTAACTTCTTCTATTTTATTAATGGCTGAGCACCTTGAAAATGTGGCAAACAAACTTGACAAGGATTCTGTCAGGCAGATGCTTGAGGACATAATGGGTGCAAATCGCATCTTTGTAATGGGTGCCGGACGCTCCGGTCTTGTTGGAAGGGCATTTGCCATGAGACTTATGCACCTTGGACTCACATCACACGTTGTCGGTGAATCCACAACTCCTGCTGTCAGCAAGGATGATGTTGTCATAGCTATTTCAGGCTCAGGCCAGACCCGCTCCATTGCAAATCTGGGAAGAGTTGCAAAAGAGATCGGTGCAAAACTTGTTACCATCACATCCAATAAGGAATCTGTTCTTGGTGAAATATCCGACACAACAATTGTCCTTCCTGGCAGGTCAAAGGATGACGCAGGTGGCTATGTTGAACGTCATATGCGTGGTGAATATTCTTATCTCACTCCACTTGGCACTTCTTTTGAGACATCTTCAAGTGTTTTCCTTGATGCTGTTATTGCAGAGCTTATCTTCATAACAGGTGCTTCAGAAGAGGATCTTAAGTCAAGACACACAAATATTGAATAATTGAATAGACTTAAAGTGATAACATGCCTGATTCGAAGTTCGCACAGAGGGTTCTGGGTATTGATATTTCCGGAATAAGAAAGATGTTTGAGGGCGCTGGTCCAAACTCTATCAATCTTGGTCTTGGACAGCCGGATTTTGATACGCCGCAGCACATAAAACAGGCTGCGATAGATGCTATCAATGGTGGTTTTACAGGTTACACCGCAGGCCCGGGAATTCCTGAACTTCTACAGGCTTTGAGTTCCAAATTCAAAGATCAGAACAATTTTGAAGTGGCACCAAATGAGATAATTGTCACATCCGGTGCTTCTGAAGCGCTTGAGCTTGCAATGGCATCCCTGGTAAATCCGGGAGATAATGTGCTCATAGCAAATCCGGGTTTTGTGTCCTACAATTCTCTTGTACATATCATGGGTGGAAGTGTAACTCCTCTGCCTCTTGCAGACGACCTTACAATAAGTCCTGATGTTGTAATGGAGAATGTCAGTCCGAAAACAAAGGCTGTAATAATTAATTCTCCTGCAAACCCAACAGGTGCAGTGCAGAGTAAAAGTGACATGAAGGCATTTGCAGAAATTGCAGATGACCATAACATTACAATCATTTCTGATGAAGTGTACGAGCATTTCATCTATGAGGGCGAGCACGTCAGTCCTGCCCAGTTCTCAGATAATGTGATAACTATTAATGCAGTGTCAAAGACATTCTCCATGACAGGATGGAGAATTGGTTACGTTGCTGCAAAGAAGGAATATACCGAGCAGATGATCAAGGTCCATCAGTACGTACAGGCATGTGCAAATTCCATTGCCCAGAAGGCTGCATACGCAGCAATCTCAGGTCCGATGGATTCTGTCTACACAATGCGCGATGAGTTCAAGGCCCGTAGGGATATGCTTGTGGAAGGTCTGAATTCCATAGGGCTTAAATGTGAATCTCCAAAAGGTGCATTCTACGCTTTCCCTGAAGTTCCAGAGGGAACAACATCAGCAGAAATTGCTTCAAAATTAATTTCCAACGGAGTAATAGTTGTCCCAGGTACTGCCTTCGGTGACCGCGGTGAAGGCCATATACGCCTTTCCTACGCATCATCAATGGACAACTTAAAACAAGCTCTAGATATAATGGAAAAAGTATTGTGATGACTTTTAATAGTCATCAATTATCTCTTTCTCTTCAACTACTTCTTTTTCTGCGATAGCTTTTTTGACCATCTCTATAAGAGTTGAAGTAACTTCTTCGATGCCTTCTCCGGTTGCAGTTGACATTTTCATGTCCACGAAGTCAAGCTCTCTGAACTGTGGCAGGTCTGCCTTGTTAGCTACTACAAGCACCGGTAACTTAAATTCTCTGCAAACTTCTTCAAGCATGCGTTTCTGGTCTTCGATCTCATATCCGCATGTTTCAGTTGCATCGATTATAAAAAGAACAACAGCATCGAGGTTCTTCAGTGCGGTGATTGCCTGAAGCTCGATCTCATTGCGCTCTGACATTGGTCTATCAAGAAGACCTGGGGTGTCCAGTACCTGATACCTGTCATTACTTACAAAGAAATGTCCGATGGAAACTCCTTTTGTGGTAAACGGGTAAGGAGCTATCTCAGGTGTTGCTCCGGTGACCTTGGTTACAAAACTGGATTTACCGATATTCGGGTATCCTGCAACGACAATGGTTGGTTCGTCATGTACTGAAGGTAGTTTCCTGAGCTTGTTGCGCGCTTCATTAAGGAATAGCAGATCCTTGTCAATTGAGCGCATAATAGATGATAATCTTCCAAAACACTGTTTTCTGACAGGCAAAGGGTCTCTTGATTTTCTTATTTTACCAACGTGCTCCCTTGTAACTTCATGGATCTTTGCGCTGGCCCAGTCAAGCCTGCTCAGGGATTTCCTCATCTCGTCAACGCCTACCATGACATCTGCCAGTTCATAATAGAAAGGTGGCAGATTCTCAAAAGTAGGGAATCTTCTAACGATGTTCTTCAGGTTATCAGTGAGTATGTTACCAGCAGTAAGCATCATTGACTCGTTTGCCTCAAGTGCTGTCTTTCTTCCACTGATGGTCTTTCCAGCCATGGCTCTGCTTGCTCTTCTGAACGCCTTGTCCAGTAATTCTTCGGATGTCTGGACTGTATTAATTTTCTCAAAGATCATGTTTCTTCCTGTCGTGGCTTCAAATCACTTCAACATATAAATCCCTATTCCTATAAATAGAATCTTTCAAAAAATGTATTCTTCAAAAAATACCTTATTTTTGGTCAACTAGCAGAGATACTATACTATGTTTTATATATCTCCTTAGAGTATCTATAAACTATATTTGAGTTTATGGACCCGGTGATTTTGTGGAACTGACTCCTATACAGAAAGATATTCTTATTGCATTGATCAATCTCCAGAGAGAAAAAGATCGAGCTGTCAAAGGCGAAGAAATTGCAGAGCTCATTAGCAGGAATCCCGGCACTGTCCGGAATCAGATGCAGTCTCTGAAAGTTCTCGGTCTTGTTGAAGGTGTTCCTGGTCCAAAAGGTGGCTATAAAGCAACAGGCGAGGCCTATGAAGCTTTAAGCATCACAGCAATGGATCATGAGGCAAAGGTTCCTATCTACAGGAACGATCAGATAGTGGACGGTGCAACGGTAGCTGAGATCAGCTTTACCACTGTAAGGCATCCTGATCTTTGCCATGGTATGATAAAAGTACTTGGTAACATTAAGGGATTTGAACAGGGAGACCTTGTCCAGGCAGGGCCCACACCTGTGAACAAACTTGTTGTTCGTGGTGAAATTGTAGGAAGGGATGATACGCAGAACACTCTTGTTTTCTCAATAAATGAGATGATCTCCCTGCCAAAGAAGCCTGTTAAGAACTATGCCCGTACCAATATGATATCAATTAGCGGCAATGCTTCCATCCAGGAAACAGCACGTTTGCTTGTTGACAAAGGCATACACGGAGCTCCTGTAATAGAGGATGAGGTAATTCTTGGCGTGGTAACTTTTACTGATATCGGAGATGCCGTAGCAAGTGGAAAGATGACTGCAAAGGTCAAGGATATCATGACCCGCGACCTCATTACAGTTGATTCCAATACGTCACTTTACGATGCTGTGAAGATGTTCGATACTCACAATATCGGTTTCTTGCTGGTATCCTACGACGGCGTACCAAAAGGAATCCTATCCAAGAAGGATGTATTCCACGAACTTGTGGTGTATTAAAAAAGTTAATGAAATTGAAATAGTTCAAAAGAACTA
The sequence above is a segment of the uncultured Methanolobus sp. genome. Coding sequences within it:
- a CDS encoding pyridoxal phosphate-dependent aminotransferase; protein product: MPDSKFAQRVLGIDISGIRKMFEGAGPNSINLGLGQPDFDTPQHIKQAAIDAINGGFTGYTAGPGIPELLQALSSKFKDQNNFEVAPNEIIVTSGASEALELAMASLVNPGDNVLIANPGFVSYNSLVHIMGGSVTPLPLADDLTISPDVVMENVSPKTKAVIINSPANPTGAVQSKSDMKAFAEIADDHNITIISDEVYEHFIYEGEHVSPAQFSDNVITINAVSKTFSMTGWRIGYVAAKKEYTEQMIKVHQYVQACANSIAQKAAYAAISGPMDSVYTMRDEFKARRDMLVEGLNSIGLKCESPKGAFYAFPEVPEGTTSAEIASKLISNGVIVVPGTAFGDRGEGHIRLSYASSMDNLKQALDIMEKVL
- a CDS encoding NOG1 family protein, encoding MIFEKINTVQTSEELLDKAFRRASRAMAGKTISGRKTALEANESMMLTAGNILTDNLKNIVRRFPTFENLPPFYYELADVMVGVDEMRKSLSRLDWASAKIHEVTREHVGKIRKSRDPLPVRKQCFGRLSSIMRSIDKDLLFLNEARNKLRKLPSVHDEPTIVVAGYPNIGKSSFVTKVTGATPEIAPYPFTTKGVSIGHFFVSNDRYQVLDTPGLLDRPMSERNEIELQAITALKNLDAVVLFIIDATETCGYEIEDQKRMLEEVCREFKLPVLVVANKADLPQFRELDFVDMKMSTATGEGIEEVTSTLIEMVKKAIAEKEVVEEKEIIDDY
- a CDS encoding DUF2073 domain-containing protein, which translates into the protein MQGFQMDLVSEHRLSQMSPVEKVRFIIDEVKSGKILVLEKGLSPEEEASLIEMTMTLIEPDGFSGIEMESYPSEVDTSFIGKILKKNALKSRLTVIGPADQLKTLKKDRNMISALISTNK
- a CDS encoding Era-like GTP-binding protein translates to MGVIRSFKRNFSDLFKKLFKKQNARIGIYGPPNAGKTTLANRILRDWTGDAMGSVSHIAHETRRARRREGVTIKTNGNSITLDIIDTPGLATKIDFHEFMEQGMDEAESKRRAKEATEGVIEAVKWLENLDGVILVMDATEDPFTQVNVTVIGNMEARSLPLLIVANKVDLPEASPSTIRDAFPQHPMVSISALEGKNIDTFYEELAKRFG
- a CDS encoding CBS domain-containing protein, whose product is MELTPIQKDILIALINLQREKDRAVKGEEIAELISRNPGTVRNQMQSLKVLGLVEGVPGPKGGYKATGEAYEALSITAMDHEAKVPIYRNDQIVDGATVAEISFTTVRHPDLCHGMIKVLGNIKGFEQGDLVQAGPTPVNKLVVRGEIVGRDDTQNTLVFSINEMISLPKKPVKNYARTNMISISGNASIQETARLLVDKGIHGAPVIEDEVILGVVTFTDIGDAVASGKMTAKVKDIMTRDLITVDSNTSLYDAVKMFDTHNIGFLLVSYDGVPKGILSKKDVFHELVVY
- the hxlB gene encoding 6-phospho-3-hexuloisomerase → MKEIHLTECKYLTSSILLMAEHLENVANKLDKDSVRQMLEDIMGANRIFVMGAGRSGLVGRAFAMRLMHLGLTSHVVGESTTPAVSKDDVVIAISGSGQTRSIANLGRVAKEIGAKLVTITSNKESVLGEISDTTIVLPGRSKDDAGGYVERHMRGEYSYLTPLGTSFETSSSVFLDAVIAELIFITGASEEDLKSRHTNIE
- a CDS encoding PhoU domain-containing protein, translated to MKTGSRVTLQPQPDGKLVIDPIHDAPPVRKIQIDVTGSMGDALIRDMIAAYLAGSDIIEVKADRILAEQKNIIRSMCYKLIGPEIIEETAKKVVIQDLLNPDEISIKKSVRRMYLISNSMHIDAIKAIKTRDADLALDVDQRDDDVDRLFLLISKQFRSILRGARLPDAAETSIDEYHDLRMAASPIERIADHARKIAKVTNNLSEPIPDDIMEMIESTSEISRKVVEDAIDALYNFDVGLANQVIDQVSRMSPMINKLNAAILKIDSYRAVVALGIVVDSIDRTADYGSNIAEIAINSAMSRNV